The genomic window TCTTTTCTTTgaagatattaatataattcCTTGAAAAGTAtgtttatagcgagcgcagctcgccggcgcgcagcgccggctagcgaagcgagctctaagaaccagtgtgcgcgggaaaaagaacgagctaaacctacagttcatcaaacaaatttttttgtctacgtcccataatgctctctaatgttttcacccgtggtgctatgccaaaaatggccgacttttaactcgtaatttacggtgacttaaagtttgaagacacgttttgagtaccgcatatgctttggcgagactcaaaagatttgttacatggtTCCATACCTTCGTAATGAGTcaagaaacgtaaacaaagacgaacaaagtcatggatgacgtcacagtgcactcgcgccatatttcccgcgataaaattagaggtggatcaaacatctgtaatgagtgtactggctatttcagtaaAGTCTGTGATACCTGCCTccttgacatatgatttgtttttaatcttttttaatatagagattttatatatatatactagcaagagccatactttactgtcatatcgatccatttttaagctaattgtgcatgcatgtacagtaggcaggtataAGTATGTGAGTATGGAGGAAAttaacaataggacattttgaactaaataaaaaggaataaaatgaaacaataaacaggtaaaaaaaattatgtagatattgcatatagtcagaccattaaatttaaaagtgggaaattacacacctacaaacaggtaacggtctctctctctctctctctctctctctctctctctctctctctctctctctctctctctctctctctctctctctctctctctctctctctctctctctctctgggtagggggttgcgctgtatgtatcatgaCCATtgaaattagtacctttggcatactcattgtagagcaatactctcaaaaaaattttgacgttcgttgatacctaaataaaactataagttgacaatgatgcaaggtatgtgtaattcttgctgcgctcgccagaacggtagcaccgtaaaacatattatataaatactttttttgtttagagAAGCGTCGTTTGCTAACTCTTCAATGTAGCCGAAATTCTAAATGTACCACTTCACTGTCAACTGTCACATATTAATGTTGAAATGTTCTACAAAAAAGTAGAAAATGTGCATTAGCAATGCTTCCTGTAAGACAAACACAAAACATCAAACGCTGACAAAAACCCGGACACGTCTACAATAAGTATACTAAACTGAAACAAAAATGTAGACGTTTTACGTCATACATTCCATTACAAAAGCACCATTAACATTGTTTGCGTCAGACGACCATCGCCTGAAAGACGTATGAGAATTAACAGATGATCTTAAACATCAGTCAAACCAAGCAAAGTgtatttttagggtcttccgtttccaacggaagaccctcttgtttttcttcggtttctttttattgttattttattttttattttttttctgactccttctcggctttatatctcaaaaagttttcatccgatttcaatgaaattttcagggcttTTGTAAAGTAACCGTGCCTCAAAGattttaaagtttcagcatttacgtcacttccgttcaaatttggcggccatttttaaattttaaaaaagtgattttgtccggaagaaATCTCCGTTAACTTTAAAGATAgagctttgaaatttttactgatgatGGATGTtcaattctataatgtactggggggtttaaaattttgttcataaattttgctcaaaatcggaagcagttccaatttttggaaattttcatttttttgaacaaaataagacaatactaCAGTCCTATAGAACTTGCCATGGTGAATTCAAATcggaaatccgtttgaaaatcaaacaattacagagatatcggggtttaaaaattgatttttccggaaattttgattccgcgtccttggtttaaaaaatagcgtaatgtttgaagtaaaattaattcgtaccaaaaatagTTGTTAAGTCGTGCTTGAacacatttggatttttttggtcaagtttcttgaaatcagaaaggtttttgttaattattcggattttgttaagttgtaccacgaataattcgatttttttcatatttttatttaagttactTTTGTTGTtggttggtttaagagctctgcttcttacaggaacttccggCTTTaattccgacattaacggaagacccactcgttgctttgcaacgagctttgctctagtttataCTTATATTGATAAGACGTCTTATAAACGTCCGAATCTTCTTGCCTGTTTGCAGCACCTAAATAACAAAGCCGAACAATGgaattggtttttattttagtgATATGGGTTGGTTTTATTTGGGCGAAGGCAGATTCTTCGCGTCTTACTGACAACAACAAGACAACAACATTACAGGAAAACAAAACACCGGATTGTTACGAAATAAGCTTCCTACGACAGATGATTAACCAAGAGACCGTTATCCGCCTCGCTTTGGTCAAGAATGTCCATGCTTTGGTAAATGACATTAGCATTTTGAAAGAAAGTTTTGCGGCAagtgaaacaaaaatatcagaACTACAGCGGACGGTTGATGCATTAAACATTCAGGTTAATTCTCTTCAGCAGGAAAATGGCCAGCTAAAGAAAAGTAGCCTAATCAGTCAGGCCAAGAGCATGGAGCTGGAAACGAAATTTCAGAACGTTAGTGACAACGTTAGTGCTCTGCACGGACAGCTGAACGTCATTCGAAAAGAATCAGACGACAAAAGACAAGAAGtgtttaacaaaacaaacgctGTTCTCGATGATATCAAAATAGAAGTGCGATACCTCTCGGTCACCTTGTTGGATTTCAAGGAACGCAcggaaattgaaaatgaatcgAGAGACAAGAAATACTCTGAACTTGAACGCCATTCGAACACATCAATTGAAAgtttgaaagttaaaaattctttaacaaAGGAGTTTGGTAATCTTAAATCATTTGTACAGAATCTACAGGACTCCCAAACAGAAATAACAGGTATTTACAGAAATAACAGGTATTTACATGcatctatgttttaaaaatttatctcaTGGATATTTAAGGTGACCGCCAAAGTTAATTGaaaattctttctttgtttcaattgtttttattttatttattttaatgttgatacttatataataattaaaacaccaAAGATTTTCAATTCCAATGTCAATgccttgatttaaaaaaatcaaaggttGTTTTCGTTTCGTTCCTCCTGCGAAGCGAAATCAATGCGTCGTCATTGAATCAgcaggcttaaaataaaaaacaacacaacTGATTTTTATTCGTGCtttttacaatgcatgtacatgtagtgttgTAGGAACCTCTGGTTTCACAAATTATCATAGgtcatttattttacatcacATAAAAGACAAACTTGTTATAGTAAATAAATCTATACttgaatgttttaatgtttcaaTACAAAATCATGTATTAGATtacaatgtataattataatgttTCCAGAAAACATCAACAGAGCAGTTGCCAGGTTTGATGTACAGTTCACACTGTCGGAACATACGCAACACAACTTCTCATCCGCTTTAGCGTCTTTGGAAACAGCTCAAACAAAGTTGTCAAAATCAATCGATGGTgagatatacagtaaaacacgcttataacgaagtgtcAGGGACGGGCGACTTCGTTATAaacgtaattcgttatatccttCAAATTTACATCAAGTAATAAAGTCTCAGGGAATGAAAACCACTTCGCTCTAAGCGTCAATtaattataagcgtgttcgctataaccttgttttactgtatttacttttaaacaaatcttgttatttctttatttacattatttttttgtgtttttgtctgtgataatactacgaattgattttgtaatgtataaacACTATGCCGGATAATCATGCCAATGCGTaagtggcatttttgcacccgcttaagatgcattttggtaaaaatccatatataccaAATAAAAGACCATTGTGTAAAGAGTATATTACAACTTTTGTTTTCAGAGTGATTTACTATACATGTAAGATATTTACCTTCATAATTTATTTCCCATCGGAAGCTAAAAATTCCCGTTGAAGAAATAAATATAGATATTGAAAATCCAATAAAAACCCAATAgcaattatatttcctatatatAGGAGAAAAATAATTCGTGCagaaatttgattcagacagaTAGTTTTCCTAAAGGAAATTAagatttcctatcggatttCAAAATCCTATCgaagttttgttcaaatcctattaaatttaaattccaTTGGGGAGTCTTTCATTCAGGTAGGAAATTACAAATAGCCGATAGGATATATGGTTTTCCTAAGGGCAAAACGTTTTCCTGAAGTTTATTTCTTAAGGTGGTatgtttcaatcatacctcttTTTAAGTTTGTATGGGACatatgtcgatattaatgtgcattataATAAAACGACTTTAGAATTCTcaaaattcacaatatttaaccaaaaataacgttttgagattttttttgaaaggtaaaattTTTACAATCGTTTgcaggattcaaactcatgacttacgGATTCGTAGTAAAACCTCTAACCCACCGGGCTACGCTGTTATGTGATGATTTTggaaacaaaactatttataaactatttataaaatcacacttgatttcattgtttattttgatatatattatatcacaACATGGAGGCGTCCCATACCACCAGGTAATAAAGGTAATTAAAGGTAATGTATCTCACCTGAAAGGCGAGATACATTAATAAAATAGGTggttataaatataatataaataacaattctccgtaaaatatcaaaaatttaaaaaacactaGAAAAACATTCTCTATAATCTTTTCAGCAGtgggtatataataaaaaaatgaatttgaacgTGAACTCACTCTGCAAACTAAAGGATATTACGATGCATGCATGCGTGCTTAAAGACAGCAAAGCTAATgtgattttattaatattcatgggCAGCAATTTACGTTGAATTAATGGAAAATTATACCCTCAATGATCAATACTTAATGCgtattttgatttacaaatcaatatataaaatgtgttattagaatattgcattttaatgaacatttaattttgtgaatcaacttaacaacgaaatcaaaGAAAATCGGTATTAAACGaatattgttgacataacagaATATAAAGCAATTTGTTTATTGTAGATAAGAATAAGCACCATGCGTTTACAGCGGGTATATCATCAAGTAACTATGGTTGGACAGGAAGCACTCTAGTGTTCCCCCTAGTAATATACAGTGAAGGAACAGGCTACAACCCCAGTACTGGTATCTTTACAGCGCCGACAGCAGGGACATATGTGTTCTATGTCTCTGTCCAGTCTGCCTATCAAAAAGACATATGGTTAGACATAGTTTTGAATGGATCCAGTACGGTCAGGGCCATGGCTTCTTACAACAGTGGGAGCAGCGTTAGAATTAACCAGACCGGAACCAACCTGGTTATCTTACATCTACAAACCGGTGACAGAGTGTGGGTCAAACGGTTCGCTGGTACCGGTTACGCTAGTCATGATATTCCCATTACAACGTTCTCTGGATTTAAACTAAACTAGATGTGATAATTACCGtttataaagcaaaaaaacttgtttgaatatttttaaatcaaaaacttGAACAGCACAGTTATTGTTCAATTTAAAGACTTTGACATtcaagtattttgttttgttattataatacatatatttatagaattttCATACAGCATTttgaatatatgtaaaatttttagaaattaacaaaatgtttttccttGTGTAAGAGGTTATgtgtatttaaggaatgaattcaatatttttttgttttatacgatataaaatggtttggggcagtttacgctttataaacagCGAAGCGTAAACTATTGCAAACCAATTTATATCGTGTAAaacttataaatattgaattcatttttatactttaatttttttactcatcATTgcagataaaaacggtcatttgacctttaaaacgacgtaaaattgtacaagatTCAAACAtgacgtcaggcgtattgatacgttttggacgttagtcttactatgacgtgggcaacattttttatacgatataaatatttttttagccaatcagaaagcgcctTACAACCATTATTAAATTATATGGCTATGAATAACAAAAGAGCagtttgataacatttttgttgtttaaatcaaatcGGTGAAATACAATAGAATTTTGAGATTGCGCACCTTTATGCCCAGGTAAAATTTAATCGCCCGACACTGGTATCGGACGACGTGGAGCAGtcacattaatttttaagaacaccgatatctttaaaagtttaaataattattcattgGTCGGTGAATCGTCGCTAGATTATCGAACGtgaaggtggtatgggacatctgtcgatattaatgtggattaaactgcattataatttgaatacttttacaggtttagaattgttaaattttacaatataacaccaaaaaatagcttggagaggtaaaaactgtcttttactaattaacaattttttattgtcAGTCATGTACTCATTGACAATAAAAAATCGTTAATTAGTAAAAGTCACTGGCATAAACAGAgagtttttttatttgtcaaaaacaaaattaaaaccagTCCTTTAGAATGCTGGGTGTCAAACAAATAATCTTTTATGCAGATctactttaaaattataaatattgaaaatttggttcTGAGCTATCAATAAGTGAAGAAATAAATCTAAATGTTTAAGTATTAgacttgaaatctttttttcatatcttCATACCATGTCCCTATTCTCTAATTGGCCACGACCACGACCTTATAGGTCTCACTGTATTTCTCGAAAATAACTTTCTTTGTCAAATGTACCGAAAATTACGAACTGATATTCACATAATCAAATACACATTCACGGGTCTCTTTCGAATTTTTCGAATTTATgattaacaattcaaaatacTAATATGAATTGGACTAGTATACAGATTCTTGTCATTTTTTCTGTTTCCTGTTCACTGTAttcttttgcaatttttttgtcTTAAATGTGACATCGATATCTTAACTTTTGTTTATTACATTGGGTTTAAAccattgatatttaaatttgaaattccGGTAAAGcaacaatttcatttaaatgcaCCATCTTTcgctaaaatttattttctgttttatgaTAACATacagcaataattattttactGCTTGTTCATAATCAGAACATTcagttaaaattataattaataataagatttatttttgatttaaaaaaaaacatatttgaataCACTTATACACTCTACatatttgaatacatttatacactgtatatatcaAGATTAGAAACTTACCTTACTAATAAAGAAGCAGATTGAGAAGCAAGCTTGGAATACCCAGTGCTTTATGTATTGGTATAGAAGGAACAAAATGGTTTTATACAGGAAACATCGACAATAAAATAATGCAAGCTCTTAGTAAAAAGCTCATTGAAATATAACGAAATTTCATGAAAGTTATTAGTGACAAAAGTTTAAATATCTCGAGATAATAGAATGCGTAGAGAGAagttgtaggtttttttttaatagaagaaGTTCAAAGGTATGCGTTGCTTTTCCTGGTTAAGGTCTCATTACTCATTGCTCTTACAATATTTTTGATCTGATATCATGAATATTCTTGTATTCAATTGTCCTCGATTTTGTTGCCTCTATTGATAgtctaataatatttttttcttcgcGATTTGAAATAGAATAACGTGATCAATATTAGGCGGAATTATtcaaattgttataatttttttttcgattggTCCCATCGTTAGACGTGGCTTACTTCAAATATGTGCgcgaaaacaaaaaaatttgaagcTGAGtaatttatttgccaaataacagattttaatgcaaaatatgATTCATATTTGTTGTTGTAATAAAGTCTTCATAGTTTTTAAGTTTCAACCATTGCGAGCAATAATTCTTTCGAAGAACTTAAATTTTCTGACCTAATAAACACAAGGTATGGTACACTCatctcatttaaacaaaaaatgtttctttgatgattcttgtgggatatgaaggtgaTTTCATTGCAGAAATAATACATAAATTCAGTTTGGTTCACTTTCCTTTTCATGGATTTCCTCTTCACTGAACTTGAGACTGTGTGTCAAGAATCCACAGACAACATACATCTCTTaccaataagatacatgtatgtgtattctCGGTCAAGACTTACTctctaagtttttaaaattggtaCAAACAGCTAGCTCATTGAATTTGTATGCTTCAAACAGAATTCTTCATATGAACATACACTGTATATGAAAATTAAGTAAAACCGCTACATCAAACAATTATAGTTATTTGGTTTTATTGAAACACGCGTGAAAAGTTTGATTTCACAACACCATATGGTGTTTGATTTGACGGTTTCTATATATGTACAAAGTGTGTTAGAgtgaaaaaatagaaatgtCTACTAGATATAAAGAATCATCACATATAACGTTTATATTGCCAGGGAATTGCGTATCTGTTATTTTCCTGGGTTCTTTTGAACTTTTGAATATTAGCCATTTATTGAAAATCGAGATGATTAGTTTTTAGCGCAACCTCTCATAAACCGCTGCATGGACTTTTATGAAACAATGTAGGTATAAAGGACAAAATGTGCCGATGAACATAATTATGTTTGTCACCTAGAAATTCCGATTCCACtatttttagcattatcatctaACATTAATCTCTTGTTTGTTACATGTCAATtccttttttgtttcaattaacCGCTTTATCACCTCCACTGGCCATCTTATCTTTATAGCATATAAAGAGATATGAAATCAAGgaaattgggaaaaaataaaaataaataatattgaaaagcATAGTAATTTCAACAAATAGTgcttacatttttaatttcctgAATTAATTGTGTCCTAGTTTGAAAATAAttgcattgttaaaaaaaattaaatgcaagtTAAATTCAAAAGAAGTAACACCACCTGATACTATATGTATCTATATAGTTATTGGCAATTAATAATTGCTAATTACTTCCGGTATTCCCGGATAAGGTATCTTGTggaaaaaaggtttaaaaaagtGACGTTAGTAGATACATATATACGTATGTATTTTCtctcattttcaattttgataagGTTTGGGAAAAGAAAAGAACCATTCTGATATCCTGGAAAGAAAACCAAGAAGACCTTCGATACATCTGGGACAGAGGCACCTGACCCAGGCGTCACCAATTTTCTCTAAGTCAATACTCATCGATCCTCAAATCTTAATATTGACTTCAAAGTCATGCACTCTTCTTTGAAGGATTGAGGCGAAGAATAAGttgatttgaaaatttggctgACAGTGAAGCCGGatgttaaaaaaagtatttttatagcAAGATATCCCTGCAGTACAGTTATTTTATACACGTCGCGACCATTATCATAATACAGGGTATTATCTTTCTTTAAGAAGAACTATTTTTAACGTCAAGTGTCTGCGGTCTTGGAGTAGGTTCCATTTCAAAATTCTGTTTTGAGAATTTCCTTTTTGAAAGGCAAGCAACATTAATCAAAAGAATCGATCACCTTAAGATCTATCATCGTATTAGGTGCACGCCTTGAATCGTTTTATATACAAGTATTAtaactttgaaacaaaaaaagaacGAACGACAATATTATTCATATAAACAGTTAACATTATTTAGCATTATAGATGTACTCATTTTCTTGCATTCATATCTATTTTCTAATTAAGTTTCTTTATCTATCAATTCATAACTCCATAAGACCATTGTTTGAGAACGAAATTCGTGTGAAACGATACATTATTTTCCCTATTTATTACTCATAAACAGTAAGTCTGCTTTTGTTTGCAGGTTGCAAATTGCGTGAAAATGACGG from Magallana gigas chromosome 9, xbMagGiga1.1, whole genome shotgun sequence includes these protein-coding regions:
- the LOC117692238 gene encoding myosin heavy chain, skeletal muscle-like isoform X3, whose protein sequence is MELVFILVIWVGFIWAKADSSRLTDNNKTTTLQENKTPDCYEISFLRQMINQETVIRLALVKNVHALVNDISILKESFAASETKISELQRTVDALNIQVNSLQQENGQLKKSSLISQAKSMELETKFQNVSDNVSALHGQLNVIRKESDDKRQEVFNKTNAVLDDIKIEVRYLSVTLLDFKERTEIENESRDKKYSELERHSNTSIESLKVKNSLTKEFGNLKSFVQNLQDSQTEITENINRAVARFDVQFTLSEHTQHNFSSALASLETAQTKLSKSIDENLNRTVARFDTQFTLSEHTQQTFSSALASLETAQTKLSKSIDENLNRTVARFDVQFTLSEHTQQTFSSALASLETAQTKLSKSIDDKSNHHAFTAGIRSGNDGWTGDTLVFPVVIYSEGTGYNPSTGIFTAPTAGTYVFYVSVQSAWQKDIYLRIVLNGSSKVMAMAYYGSGSSIAIHQTGTNLVILHLQTGDRVSVRRYIGTGYASHIIPVTTFSGFKLN
- the LOC117692238 gene encoding putative leucine-rich repeat-containing protein DDB_G0290503 isoform X1, producing the protein MELVFILVIWVGFIWAKADSSRLTDNNKTTTLQENKTPDCYEISFLRQMINQETVIRLALVKNVHALVNDISILKESFAASETKISELQRTVDALNIQVNSLQQENGQLKKSSLISQAKSMELETKFQNVSDNVSALHGQLNVIRKESDDKRQEVFNKTNAVLDDIKIEVRYLSVTLLDFKERTEIENESRDKKYSELERHSNTSIESLKVKNSLTKEFGNLKSFVQNLQDSQTEITENINRAVARFDVQFTLSEHTQHNFSSALASLETAQTKLSKSIDENLNRTVARFDTQFTLSEHTQQTFSSALASLETAQTKLSKSIDENLNRTVARFDVQFTLSEHTQQTFSSALASLETAQTKLSKSIDENLNRTVAKFDTQFTLSEHTQQKFSSALASLETAQTKLSKSTDDKSNHHAFTAGMSSSNNGWTGDTLVFPAVIYSEGTGYNPSTGIFTAPTAGTYVFYVSVQSANQKYIYLDIVMNGYSKVKAMAWYGSGSSISIYQTGTNLVILHLQTGDRVWVKRSAGTGYQSNFIPITTFSGFKLN